The Sesamum indicum cultivar Zhongzhi No. 13 linkage group LG2, S_indicum_v1.0, whole genome shotgun sequence genome contains a region encoding:
- the LOC105155503 gene encoding endoglucanase 1 has product MHPISQIHTKSTSILTPSNHPSLSTKLSLPRVLHRKHILTYKFANMFTNLRHDIFCLTLFLIILSCSAFTPQDYANALEKSILFFEGQRSGRLPPTQRLKWRADSGLSDGSGYHVDLVGGYYDAGDNVKFGLPMAFTTTLLAWSVIEFGSSMRNQLENAKDAVRWGTDYLLKAATATPGTLYIQVGDPNNDHRCWERPEDMDTARSVYKVSPQNPGSDVAAETAAALAAGSIVFKDSDPSYSQKLLKTAMEVFDFADRYRGAYSDSLGSVVCPFYCSYSGYHDELLWGASWLHRASGNNSYMAYIQSNGQTLGADEDDYSFSWDDKRAGTKVLLSQGFLEKNIQEFQLYKAHSDNYICSLIPGSPSFQAQYTPGGLLYKGSESNLQYVTTSTFLLLAYAKYLRSHEGGLASCGTSTITSDKLVALAKKQVDYILGDNPAKTSYMVGFGQKYPQHVHHRGSSLPSLRAHPARISCGDGFQYLYSASPNPNVLVGAVVGGPDNRDGFADDRNNYQQSEPATYINAPFVGALAFFEN; this is encoded by the exons ATGCACCCCATCTCACAGATCCACACAAAATCAACTTCAATTCTCACCCCTTCCAATCACCCTTCTCTAAGTACAAAGCTGTCGCTTCCCAGGGTTTTACATAGAAAACATATTCTTACCTACAAGTTTGCAAATATGTTCACTAATCTTCGTCATGACATTTTTTGTCTAACTCTTTTCTTGATCATTCTGTCTTGCTCTGCATTCACTCCCCAAGATTACGCCAATGCGCTAGAGAAATCAATCCTCTTCTTCGAGGGACAGCGGTCCGGGAGATTGCCACCGACCCAACGTCTCAAGTGGAGGGCTGATTCTGGCCTGTCCGATGGGTCCGGTTATCAT GTTGACCTCGTAGGAGGCTACTATGATGCGGGGGACAACGTTAAGTTCGGCTTGCCAATGGCTTTCACCACCACACTTCTTGCATGGAGCGTCATTGAATTTGGCAGCTCGATGAGAAATCAGCTCGAGAACGCTAAGGATGCCGTGCGTTGGGGGACGGATTATCTACTAAAAGCAGCCACAGCCACCCCGGGCACCTTGTACATCCAA GTGGGTGACCCGAACAACGATCATCGCTGTTGGGAAAGACCGGAGGACATGGACACAGCCCGCAGCGTGTACAAAGTTTCTCCCCAAAACCCCGGATCAGATGTAGCAGCAGAAACGGCTGCTGCTTTGGCAGCCGGTTCCATCGTTTTCAAGGATTCCGATCCTTCGTACTCACAAAAGTTGCTTAAAACCGCAATGGAG GTGTTCGATTTTGCAGACAGGTACAGAGGCGCATACAGTGACTCTCTTGGTTCAGTTGTGTGTCCATTTTACTGCTCCTACTCTGGATACCAT GACGAGCTTTTGTGGGGGGCGTCTTGGCTTCACAGAGCTTCGGGAAACAACTCCTACATGGCTTACATCCAGTCGAACGGGCAGACACTCGGAGCAGACGAAGATGATTATTCCTTCAGTTGGGACGATAAACGTGCCGGAACCAAAGTGTTGCTCTCCCAG GGATTCTTGGAGAAGAACATTCAAGAGTTTCAGTTGTACAAAGCGCATTCAGACAATTACATATGCTCTCTAATTCCAGGATCTCCTAGTTTCCAGGCTCAGTATACTCCAG GGGGGCTGTTGTACAAAGGTAGTGAAAGCAATCTGCAGTACGTAACAACGTCAACCTTCCTTCTGCTGGCGTACGCCAAGTACCTGCGATCACACGAAGGCGGCTTAGCTTCATGCGGGACTTCAACCATCACATCGGACAAACTGGTCGCCCTGGCAAAGAAACAGGTGGACTACATACTAGGAGACAATCCTGCGAAGACGTCGTACATGGTGGGATTCGGGCAGAAGTACCCGCAGCACGTTCACCACAGGGGTTCCTCTTTGCCGTCGTTGCGCGCGCACCCTGCCCGCATTAGCTGCGGCGACGGGTTCCAGTACCTTTACTCGGCCTCGCCTAACCCCAACGTTCTTGTCGGAGCAGTTGTAGGTGGTCCGGATAACAGAGATGGCTTCGCGGATGACAGGAATAACTATCAGCAGTCTGAGCCTGCTACTTACATTAATGCTCCGTTTGTTGGCGCCCTCGCTTTCtttgaaaactga